The Shewanella japonica genome has a window encoding:
- the cydC gene encoding heme ABC transporter ATP-binding protein/permease CydC, translated as MKSLLPFIKLFKRQWFMMLIGLFLTCTTIIAGIGLLSLSGWFLSATAIAGLTAATALAFNFFTPAGGVRFLSIARTASRYGERLATHEATFKLLTELRVWSWKKLFPLSASNLQGLRQGDMLNRLVADIDTLDHLYLRLLVPMSASLLTVGALYAFIAWFDATLAISLTVWLLAAWLILPLVFYRLGRKPGEAVVDNKRRFRVLVLDVIQGQAELTLFSANARYREKLHQAELALFNSQAAMAHITGLSQALLIMVNGAAVVMMMYLAGQGVGESVPPGPLMAMMVFATMATIEMMMPIAGAFQHLSGCVLAAKRISEVTEQTADIRFGDVGQLPQSELILNDIQFGYQANSPVLSALNLHIPQGSKVALLGATGCGKSSLLSLITREWQPQQGQISLGGLDIAEYDEATLRASMTVVSQRIHLFAGTVRDNLSIALPHVPGQKRRANDERLTEVLKQVGLETLLTSKTVTDRGEEIGLDSWIGEGGRQLSGGEQRRIGVARALLRDAPILLLDEPTEGLDKRTEREILRLLFALAKGKTMLMISHRLTAMAEMDCIHMMENGKIKASGSHQQLMSDNTDYQRLYQHLGKEA; from the coding sequence ATGAAGTCATTATTGCCTTTCATTAAGCTGTTTAAGCGTCAGTGGTTCATGATGCTGATTGGCCTTTTTCTCACTTGCACTACGATTATTGCAGGCATCGGCCTCTTGTCATTATCGGGCTGGTTTTTATCGGCGACTGCGATAGCGGGCTTAACGGCGGCCACGGCGTTAGCGTTTAACTTTTTTACCCCCGCTGGTGGTGTACGTTTTTTATCTATCGCCCGCACAGCAAGCCGATATGGTGAACGATTAGCAACACATGAAGCGACCTTTAAATTACTCACCGAGTTACGTGTATGGTCTTGGAAAAAGCTATTCCCATTAAGTGCTAGCAACCTACAAGGTTTGAGGCAAGGGGATATGCTTAATCGGTTAGTGGCCGATATCGATACTTTGGATCATTTATACTTGCGATTATTAGTACCAATGTCTGCATCATTGTTGACGGTCGGTGCACTATATGCCTTTATCGCTTGGTTTGATGCCACACTCGCTATCAGTTTAACGGTTTGGTTATTGGCTGCATGGTTAATTTTACCGTTAGTGTTCTATCGTTTGGGTAGAAAACCCGGTGAAGCGGTTGTTGATAATAAGCGCCGTTTTCGGGTGCTGGTGCTTGATGTGATTCAAGGTCAGGCAGAGTTGACGCTGTTTTCGGCCAATGCTCGCTACCGTGAAAAGCTACATCAAGCAGAGCTAGCGCTCTTCAATAGCCAAGCTGCAATGGCGCATATTACTGGTTTGAGCCAAGCCTTATTGATTATGGTCAATGGCGCAGCTGTGGTGATGATGATGTATCTTGCTGGTCAAGGTGTGGGTGAAAGCGTACCGCCAGGCCCATTAATGGCTATGATGGTGTTTGCCACCATGGCGACCATTGAAATGATGATGCCGATTGCTGGCGCATTTCAACACTTATCTGGTTGTGTATTAGCGGCAAAACGGATCTCTGAAGTGACTGAGCAAACTGCAGATATTAGGTTCGGAGATGTTGGCCAGTTACCACAAAGTGAGCTTATTCTTAACGATATTCAGTTTGGTTATCAAGCAAACAGCCCAGTATTGTCGGCACTCAACCTGCACATACCTCAAGGGAGTAAAGTCGCGTTATTGGGCGCAACAGGCTGTGGCAAGTCGAGTTTATTAAGCTTGATCACACGTGAGTGGCAGCCGCAGCAAGGGCAAATTTCCTTAGGCGGTCTAGATATTGCTGAATATGATGAGGCCACACTGCGAGCATCTATGACTGTCGTCAGTCAACGCATTCATTTATTTGCGGGCACAGTGAGAGATAACCTCTCGATTGCCTTACCCCATGTCCCAGGTCAAAAAAGGCGTGCGAATGATGAACGTTTAACTGAGGTACTGAAGCAGGTTGGACTTGAAACCTTATTAACCTCTAAAACGGTTACCGATCGAGGTGAAGAGATTGGCCTAGATAGCTGGATTGGTGAAGGCGGCAGACAGTTATCAGGCGGAGAGCAGCGCCGTATTGGGGTCGCTAGAGCCTTATTACGTGACGCGCCAATCTTGCTACTTGATGAGCCAACAGAAGGACTTGATAAGCGCACCGAACGCGAAATATTACGACTGTTATTTGCCTTAGCTAAAGGTAAAACCATGTTGATGATCAGTCACCGTTTAACTGCCATGGCTGAAATGGATTGTATTCATATGATGGAAAACGGCAAAATCAAAGCCAGTGGCAGTCATCAACAGTTAATGTCAGATAATACTGATTATCAGCGCTTGTATCAGCATTTAGGCAAAGAAGCGTAA
- the cydD gene encoding heme ABC transporter permease/ATP-binding protein CydD, whose protein sequence is MDKNLEKSLGQWLKKQKSSCGIFLKLSIFTGALNGVAIVIQAYLLAHVLHGVIMLEAPMSQFTNQFIALVVLILVRAGLAYARERLSFEAGKRLRRDIREAVLNKLTDLGPAFIKGKPAGAWASIVLEQVEDLHDFYARYLPQMMLAGFIPLIILVSVFPMNWAAGVILFATAPLIPMFMILVGMGAADANRKNFSALSRLSGHFMDRLKGLSTLKLFHRGDTEVNKIEAASEDFRQRTMSVLRMAFLSSAVLEFFAALSIAVLAVYFGFSYLDHLNFGHYGAGISLFTGLFILILAPEFFQPLRDLGTHYHAKAQAIGAAEALVELLEHPNPLKQVDGKFSEQTAQHHQVSLSKTAITATDFEVLTLSGERLLGPISFEIQSGQKVAVVGPSGAGKTSLLNALLGFLPYKGSLNVNGVELSVIDKQQWRTHLAWLGQDPQLFHGSIRDNVCLANPELNDNQVMGLLEKANIAEFVSSQQQGLDTIISDQASGVSVGQAQRIALARALAQPASLFLLDEPTASLDSHSEQLVSSALSDAMTSQTCIMVTHRLEQLQHMDNILVIDNGSLVQQGHYAELSQHSGLFSSMQQQDDNDVLLSLSEPADNEKEGA, encoded by the coding sequence ATGGATAAAAATCTAGAAAAATCTCTCGGCCAATGGCTTAAAAAGCAAAAGTCATCTTGTGGCATATTCTTGAAACTCAGCATTTTTACTGGGGCACTAAACGGTGTCGCAATAGTAATACAAGCCTATTTGTTGGCTCATGTTTTACACGGTGTGATCATGCTTGAAGCGCCAATGAGTCAATTCACTAATCAATTTATCGCACTGGTTGTACTCATTTTAGTGCGAGCTGGACTTGCATATGCTCGTGAGCGATTGAGTTTTGAGGCTGGTAAGCGATTACGTCGAGATATTCGTGAGGCGGTTTTAAACAAGCTCACAGATTTAGGCCCAGCATTTATCAAAGGGAAACCTGCTGGGGCTTGGGCCAGTATTGTGCTAGAGCAGGTAGAAGACTTACATGACTTTTACGCCCGCTACTTACCGCAAATGATGCTCGCAGGTTTTATTCCACTGATTATCTTGGTGTCAGTATTTCCGATGAACTGGGCTGCTGGGGTTATTTTATTTGCAACAGCGCCATTAATTCCTATGTTTATGATTTTGGTGGGAATGGGCGCTGCTGATGCTAACCGTAAAAATTTCAGCGCGCTATCTCGTTTAAGTGGCCATTTTATGGATCGGTTAAAAGGGTTAAGTACCCTTAAATTGTTCCACCGTGGCGATACGGAAGTGAATAAAATTGAAGCCGCGTCAGAGGACTTTAGACAACGAACCATGTCTGTACTGCGAATGGCTTTTTTAAGTTCGGCGGTGTTGGAGTTTTTTGCGGCATTATCTATTGCAGTATTAGCTGTGTATTTTGGCTTTAGTTATTTAGATCATCTTAACTTCGGTCATTACGGCGCAGGAATTAGCCTGTTCACCGGCTTGTTTATTTTGATATTAGCCCCAGAGTTTTTTCAACCATTACGTGATTTAGGGACTCATTATCATGCCAAAGCTCAGGCTATTGGGGCGGCAGAGGCGTTAGTTGAATTGCTTGAACACCCCAACCCGTTGAAGCAAGTTGATGGTAAGTTTAGTGAGCAAACCGCACAGCACCATCAAGTGTCGTTATCAAAAACCGCTATCACAGCCACAGACTTTGAGGTGCTTACCTTGTCGGGAGAGCGGCTACTCGGCCCAATTTCATTTGAGATCCAATCGGGTCAAAAAGTTGCTGTTGTTGGCCCAAGCGGAGCTGGAAAAACCAGTTTATTGAATGCGTTGCTCGGTTTTTTACCTTACAAAGGCTCACTCAATGTTAATGGCGTTGAATTGAGTGTGATAGATAAGCAGCAATGGCGAACGCATCTTGCTTGGCTTGGGCAAGATCCTCAGCTATTTCATGGTTCAATCCGTGACAATGTGTGCCTAGCAAATCCAGAGTTGAACGACAATCAAGTGATGGGGTTGTTGGAAAAAGCCAATATTGCAGAGTTTGTCTCCAGTCAGCAACAAGGGCTCGATACCATCATTAGCGATCAAGCATCAGGGGTTTCAGTTGGGCAAGCGCAACGTATTGCACTGGCTAGAGCCTTAGCTCAACCCGCAAGCTTATTCTTGCTTGATGAGCCAACAGCAAGCTTAGATAGCCATAGCGAGCAGTTAGTATCAAGTGCCCTGAGCGATGCGATGACATCGCAAACTTGTATTATGGTGACGCACCGCTTAGAGCAATTACAACATATGGACAATATTTTAGTGATTGATAATGGCTCGCTGGTTCAGCAGGGGCATTATGCAGAACTTAGCCAACACAGTGGGTTATTCAGCAGTATGCAACAGCAAGATGATAATGATGTTTTGCTCAGTCTTTCAGAGCCTGCTGATAATGAAAAGGAGGGCGCGTAA
- a CDS encoding GGDEF domain-containing protein, whose product MDVDLLVRRAHAFNHLFDAVIITDAAGFIIDWNDGAQDLYGYAKKDIIEKPIAQLLLQEDSTTMTELVNNALEQHGKWSGELRFLHQDGSIGWQASTCVPLFDDNQMFIGALIVNRDITQRVNQSQQQLNQACYDQLTSLPNRYLLMDRVQQSIERCKRTRTRFSLLYIDLDEFKKVNDAVGHLQADKVLVEITSRLQLVIRESDTLARIGADEFLLLLEDVTDNNDISQMAEVLIATLDTPFILNDQSLFLNCSVGIATYPDSGEDFDKLIKAADFAMYKSKRQGGATYRFG is encoded by the coding sequence ATGGATGTTGATCTTTTAGTACGCAGAGCGCACGCCTTTAATCACTTATTTGACGCCGTCATAATTACAGATGCCGCTGGATTCATTATCGATTGGAATGATGGCGCACAGGATTTGTATGGTTACGCTAAAAAAGACATTATTGAGAAACCCATTGCCCAACTGCTTCTGCAAGAAGATAGCACCACGATGACAGAGTTGGTCAATAATGCGTTAGAGCAACATGGCAAATGGTCCGGTGAATTGCGGTTTTTACATCAAGACGGCTCAATTGGCTGGCAAGCGTCAACTTGTGTGCCTTTATTTGATGACAACCAGATGTTTATTGGCGCATTGATCGTCAATCGTGACATCACTCAACGCGTCAATCAGTCGCAGCAGCAACTGAACCAAGCCTGCTATGATCAACTCACTTCGCTACCTAACCGCTATTTATTAATGGATCGAGTGCAGCAATCTATCGAGCGTTGCAAACGCACACGAACTCGATTCAGCCTGTTATACATTGACTTAGATGAATTTAAAAAAGTGAATGATGCTGTTGGCCACCTGCAAGCTGACAAAGTGTTAGTAGAGATCACTTCAAGGTTACAACTGGTCATTAGAGAATCAGATACGTTAGCCAGAATTGGGGCTGATGAATTCTTATTATTACTTGAAGATGTTACTGACAATAACGATATTTCTCAGATGGCAGAGGTATTAATTGCAACGCTTGACACCCCATTTATCCTGAATGACCAATCATTATTTCTCAACTGCAGTGTCGGCATCGCCACCTATCCAGATTCAGGTGAAGATTTTGATAAACTTATCAAAGCAGCTGATTTCGCTATGTATAAATCTAAACGTCAAGGAGGAGCAACATACCGCTTTGGCTAA
- a CDS encoding DUF3626 domain-containing protein — MNRKSAAQSHIESTIASLREHSSSVIKNVLLMSNIPTFDVQQAMHSLHQHGRVALHFHPDRLDSRGISVAAGLLKGGVYKSQFETHISNGQLSPELGGPRDHWENQLFGQCYSGVKQRPKYGALDIGLCPMGPAPRFGSCYFLTHAQLLSRCTFSYMDSYRLPKEKGTLANFEVVLAALLSECFERQYALGVNNIKPADIVDHVKQQLPLGIQRRFLRPASANLDHYIEAQIHGDVSLDDDIAYLVADPSFKATDTGDVMQLLCDEYDIELLWHPGYQLEVAQVPIDFRGATMPELAKVIARDNKINAEVIGRAAQVLTETPVAWSERGKQAQRLQQLKLMWHVLVKFGAKPPKI, encoded by the coding sequence ATGAATCGAAAATCAGCAGCACAATCCCATATCGAAAGCACCATTGCCAGCCTTCGTGAGCATTCGAGCTCAGTGATTAAAAATGTGTTGTTAATGTCGAATATTCCTACATTCGATGTGCAACAGGCTATGCACTCGTTACATCAGCATGGCCGAGTAGCACTTCACTTTCACCCAGATCGTCTTGATAGCCGAGGTATATCCGTCGCTGCAGGACTGCTTAAAGGTGGGGTGTATAAAAGCCAATTTGAAACGCATATATCCAATGGTCAGTTATCGCCTGAACTAGGTGGACCGCGTGATCATTGGGAGAATCAGCTTTTTGGCCAGTGTTACTCAGGCGTGAAACAGCGACCCAAATATGGTGCGTTAGATATTGGTTTGTGCCCTATGGGACCAGCGCCTCGATTTGGTAGTTGCTATTTTCTTACACATGCGCAATTACTGTCTCGCTGCACTTTTAGTTATATGGATTCATATCGCTTACCTAAGGAAAAAGGCACATTAGCGAATTTTGAAGTGGTGTTGGCTGCGTTATTGAGTGAATGTTTTGAGCGTCAATATGCGTTAGGTGTTAATAACATTAAGCCTGCAGATATTGTGGATCATGTTAAGCAGCAATTACCACTCGGGATTCAGAGGCGCTTTTTAAGACCCGCATCGGCTAATTTGGATCATTACATCGAAGCGCAGATTCATGGTGATGTTTCTTTAGATGACGATATTGCTTATTTGGTGGCGGATCCAAGCTTTAAAGCAACAGATACTGGCGATGTAATGCAATTGCTTTGCGATGAATATGATATTGAGCTGCTTTGGCACCCAGGTTACCAACTTGAGGTGGCGCAAGTACCCATTGATTTTCGTGGAGCGACTATGCCTGAATTGGCTAAGGTAATAGCCCGTGATAATAAGATTAATGCAGAAGTGATTGGCCGTGCTGCGCAAGTATTAACCGAAACCCCAGTTGCATGGAGTGAACGTGGTAAGCAGGCACAGCGGCTACAACAGCTAAAATTGATGTGGCATGTATTGGTTAAATTTGGTGCTAAACCACCTAAAATATAA
- a CDS encoding DEAD/DEAH box helicase: MSFASLGLSTAILKAVEKQGYDTPSAIQEQAIPAVLEGKDVMAAAQTGTGKTAGFTLPLLELLSKGQRAKRGQVRALVLTPTRELAAQVAESVSTYGTNLPLKSAVVFGGVSINPQISTLRNGVDILVATPGRLLDLCQQKALSFSQLEVLILDEADRMLDMGFIRDIKKVLAMLPKQRQNLMFSATFSDEIRELAKGLVNNPVEISVTPRNATANTVEQCVYAVDKSRKARILTKLIKENDWHQVLVFSRTKHGANRLAKNLDAEGINAVAIHGNKSQGARTKALADFKAGKAQVMVATDIAARGIDIDQLPFVVNFDLPNVPEDYVHRIGRTGRAGATGLAVSLVSDEEVKLLHDIERLIKRTVERKLIEGYEACHDLPEASLKGGHRTANHKKPNPNRRKHANQADKPKQGQKQGQRPAPKGNTDKPSQRQRARARAEAETAQAEGTKKPQRRRQGRNDQTATQGKVDPYANARR, translated from the coding sequence ATGAGTTTTGCCTCACTAGGCTTAAGTACAGCAATTTTAAAAGCTGTTGAAAAACAAGGTTACGACACTCCATCTGCAATTCAAGAGCAAGCTATTCCAGCCGTATTAGAAGGCAAAGATGTCATGGCTGCTGCGCAAACGGGGACAGGTAAAACCGCTGGATTTACCTTACCTTTGTTAGAATTACTCTCTAAAGGCCAACGAGCAAAGCGCGGCCAAGTTCGTGCTTTAGTGCTTACTCCAACACGCGAACTGGCAGCCCAAGTTGCTGAAAGCGTCTCAACATATGGCACTAACTTACCGCTAAAATCGGCCGTGGTGTTTGGTGGCGTATCCATTAACCCTCAAATCTCAACACTAAGAAACGGTGTTGATATTTTAGTAGCCACCCCAGGTCGTTTATTGGATTTATGCCAACAAAAAGCGTTGAGCTTTAGCCAACTTGAAGTACTGATTTTAGATGAAGCTGACCGCATGCTAGACATGGGCTTTATCCGAGACATTAAAAAAGTATTGGCCATGTTGCCAAAGCAACGTCAAAACTTAATGTTCTCAGCAACCTTTTCTGATGAAATTCGTGAACTTGCTAAAGGCTTAGTTAACAACCCAGTTGAAATCTCAGTGACCCCACGCAACGCCACAGCCAACACGGTTGAACAATGTGTTTACGCAGTCGATAAAAGCCGTAAAGCTCGTATTCTAACTAAGCTAATTAAAGAAAATGATTGGCATCAAGTGTTAGTGTTTTCACGTACGAAACACGGCGCTAACCGTTTAGCTAAAAACCTCGATGCCGAAGGTATTAATGCCGTTGCTATTCACGGTAACAAAAGCCAAGGCGCGAGAACAAAAGCCCTAGCCGATTTTAAAGCAGGCAAAGCACAAGTCATGGTTGCAACTGATATTGCAGCACGTGGTATCGATATCGATCAATTGCCATTTGTGGTGAACTTTGATTTGCCGAATGTACCAGAGGATTACGTTCATCGTATCGGTCGTACAGGTCGTGCGGGTGCAACAGGCTTAGCTGTATCACTTGTGAGTGACGAAGAGGTGAAGTTACTCCATGACATTGAAAGGCTCATCAAGCGTACTGTTGAACGTAAGCTCATTGAAGGTTACGAAGCTTGTCACGATTTACCTGAAGCAAGTTTAAAAGGCGGACATCGCACAGCGAATCATAAGAAGCCAAACCCAAATCGCCGTAAGCATGCCAACCAAGCTGACAAACCAAAGCAAGGGCAAAAACAAGGACAACGTCCTGCGCCAAAAGGCAATACAGATAAGCCAAGTCAGCGCCAACGCGCCCGTGCTCGAGCTGAAGCTGAAACAGCTCAAGCTGAAGGCACTAAAAAGCCACAAAGAAGACGCCAAGGTCGTAATGACCAAACGGCAACTCAAGGCAAAGTCGACCCTTACGCGAATGCTAGGCGCTAG
- a CDS encoding DUF6445 family protein produces the protein MHQINTDLQIQVNPIPHSNHLVWVIDNFIADFDALVRYSKEKAYFNPVGADGTLFPGVRDEMPKPYYQSLSLLIDKLSQQPNGEQFKQHKIAKCWLSKVTLSPLQLNATQTMPHFDSLSAHDMAAVHYLNDQQLGGTNFYRYKGADTLHLSQDDKDIILKMVDEVKQAAVTRNGYINDSDELFEKVFSIEAKPNRLVIYSGNILHSANITNKVEFDKKAPNNRTSINSFFSVA, from the coding sequence ATGCATCAGATCAATACAGACTTACAAATACAAGTAAACCCGATTCCACATTCAAACCATCTTGTATGGGTTATCGATAACTTTATCGCTGATTTTGATGCCCTAGTCCGTTACAGCAAAGAAAAAGCCTATTTTAATCCAGTAGGTGCTGACGGTACTTTGTTTCCAGGGGTGCGTGATGAAATGCCCAAACCCTATTATCAAAGCTTATCATTGCTCATAGACAAGCTCTCACAGCAACCTAATGGCGAACAATTTAAGCAACATAAAATAGCCAAATGCTGGCTTTCAAAAGTCACTCTTAGTCCTTTGCAGCTAAATGCTACTCAAACAATGCCGCACTTTGATTCATTATCAGCACATGACATGGCCGCAGTTCACTACCTAAACGATCAGCAATTAGGTGGCACTAACTTTTACCGCTACAAAGGTGCTGACACACTGCATTTATCTCAAGATGACAAAGATATAATTTTAAAAATGGTCGATGAAGTGAAGCAAGCAGCTGTGACACGTAATGGATATATTAATGACTCAGATGAGCTATTTGAGAAGGTATTCAGCATTGAAGCCAAACCCAATAGATTAGTGATTTATTCGGGTAATATTTTACACAGCGCCAATATCACCAACAAAGTTGAATTTGATAAAAAGGCGCCAAATAATCGCACCTCAATCAACTCATTTTTTAGTGTTGCCTAA
- the dbpA gene encoding ATP-dependent RNA helicase DbpA → MSQSTEQAANTAFASLNLKPDLLDNLKTMGYESMTQIQAESLPAIIAGDDVIGQGKTGSGKTAAFGLGLLNKLNVKRFRIQTMVLCPTRELADQVAKDIRTLARGIHNVKVLTLCGGVPMGPQIGSLEHGAHIIVGTPGRIVDHLDRNRLDLSNVNMLVLDEADRMLEMGFQDHIDQIIAETPHERQTLLFSATFPEQIQQIVEQIMYKPLMVKVEATHDNHTIEQHFYHTEDNQARLEALRLLLLEKQPESAVVFCNTKRETQKVADTLAEQGFSVLALHGDLEQRDRDQMLLRFANRSARILVATDVASRGLDIEDLEAVFNYHIAYDTEVHIHRIGRTGRAGSKGAAYTFFSHSDGHRMVEIEELIGKEIDGETLPSMNVLNKHPLEAEMITIQIDAGKKHKIRPGDIVGGLTGENGINGADIGKIKVTDIRSFVAVKRDASKKALNKITKGRLKGKTYRAWFL, encoded by the coding sequence TTGAGTCAGTCTACTGAACAGGCCGCTAATACGGCTTTCGCATCACTTAATCTGAAACCAGATTTGCTTGATAACCTAAAAACCATGGGCTATGAGTCTATGACTCAAATTCAAGCAGAAAGCTTACCCGCGATTATTGCTGGTGATGACGTAATTGGCCAAGGAAAGACCGGCTCAGGTAAAACTGCTGCGTTTGGTTTGGGCTTACTCAATAAGTTGAATGTGAAACGTTTTCGTATCCAAACTATGGTGTTATGCCCAACTCGTGAGTTGGCAGATCAAGTTGCCAAGGATATTCGTACGCTAGCTCGTGGCATACATAACGTGAAAGTACTGACGTTATGCGGTGGCGTGCCTATGGGACCTCAAATCGGCTCGCTTGAACATGGCGCACATATTATTGTTGGTACGCCAGGGCGTATTGTTGATCATTTAGATCGCAATCGTTTAGATCTTAGCAATGTGAATATGTTGGTATTAGACGAAGCCGATCGCATGTTAGAAATGGGCTTTCAAGATCATATTGATCAAATTATTGCTGAAACGCCGCATGAAAGACAAACACTGCTTTTCAGTGCAACCTTCCCTGAGCAAATTCAGCAAATTGTTGAGCAAATCATGTATAAGCCACTGATGGTTAAAGTCGAGGCTACTCATGATAATCATACGATTGAACAGCATTTCTATCACACAGAAGACAACCAAGCCCGTTTAGAAGCGTTACGTTTATTGTTATTAGAGAAACAGCCTGAAAGTGCAGTGGTTTTTTGTAATACCAAACGTGAAACGCAAAAAGTGGCCGACACATTAGCTGAGCAAGGTTTCAGTGTTTTAGCCTTGCATGGCGATTTAGAACAGCGCGATCGCGATCAAATGCTACTGCGTTTTGCTAACCGTAGTGCGCGTATTTTAGTGGCGACTGATGTGGCATCGCGTGGGTTAGATATCGAAGATTTAGAAGCGGTGTTTAATTATCACATTGCTTACGACACTGAAGTGCACATTCACCGTATTGGCCGTACAGGCCGTGCTGGTAGTAAAGGCGCAGCATACACTTTCTTTAGTCATTCTGATGGCCATAGAATGGTTGAAATTGAAGAGCTTATCGGCAAAGAAATTGATGGTGAAACACTGCCTTCAATGAACGTGCTTAACAAGCACCCGCTTGAAGCGGAAATGATCACCATTCAAATCGATGCAGGTAAAAAGCATAAAATTCGCCCTGGCGATATTGTGGGTGGCTTAACGGGTGAGAACGGTATTAATGGTGCTGATATTGGCAAGATTAAAGTGACTGATATCCGCTCATTTGTTGCTGTGAAGCGTGATGCATCGAAAAAAGCGTTGAATAAAATAACCAAAGGACGATTAAAAGGTAAGACTTACCGTGCTTGGTTTTTATAA
- a CDS encoding class I SAM-dependent methyltransferase, which translates to MKPIDIGKAYDQITHRWTSDTFNLENGIAQHKKALNFVKHKGKALDIGCGCTGRFIELLKAEGFAPEGLDVSAEMINIAKARQPDVRFIHADICQYPLDEQYMFITAWDSIWHIPLTEQTQVLTNIVNGLCSGGVLIFSFGGTTEAGSHTNSVMGPEVYYSSLGTNGFLSLFQSLGCVVRHLEFDQYPEIHTYLIIEKP; encoded by the coding sequence ATGAAACCAATAGATATTGGTAAGGCTTATGATCAAATAACGCATCGCTGGACAAGCGATACATTTAATCTTGAAAATGGCATAGCGCAGCATAAAAAAGCGCTGAACTTTGTTAAGCACAAGGGTAAAGCACTTGATATTGGTTGTGGCTGCACAGGGCGTTTTATCGAACTATTAAAAGCAGAGGGGTTTGCTCCTGAAGGTTTAGATGTGTCGGCTGAAATGATTAATATTGCGAAAGCCCGTCAGCCTGATGTTCGTTTTATTCATGCTGATATTTGCCAGTATCCATTGGATGAACAATACATGTTCATCACTGCTTGGGACAGTATTTGGCATATTCCGTTGACTGAGCAAACACAAGTATTGACCAACATTGTCAATGGATTATGTTCTGGCGGTGTGTTGATATTCTCGTTTGGTGGGACAACAGAAGCTGGCTCGCATACCAATTCGGTGATGGGGCCTGAGGTGTATTATTCATCATTAGGTACCAATGGTTTTTTATCATTATTTCAGTCTTTAGGTTGTGTAGTCAGGCATCTTGAATTCGATCAATATCCTGAAATTCATACCTATCTTATAATTGAAAAGCCTTAA
- a CDS encoding ABC transporter permease: protein MKHLYWIAFKSILTKEINRFTRIWVQTLVPPAITMTLYFLIFGNLIGNRIGEMGGASYMEFIAPGLIMMSVITNSYSNVASSFFSAKMHGSIEELMVAPVPHYVMIAGYVGGGVARGLSVGLIVTLVAMFFVNLSLHHVGLVIMTVFLTSVLFALGGLINAVFAKSFDDISIIPTFILTPLTYLGGVFYSLSLLPDFWQGVSALNPVVYMINVFRYGFLGFADISVPLSIGIMVGFCASLWFVAYYLISRGIGLRS from the coding sequence ATGAAGCACCTATATTGGATTGCCTTTAAAAGTATATTAACGAAAGAAATTAATCGTTTTACTCGTATTTGGGTACAAACATTAGTGCCGCCAGCGATTACCATGACATTATATTTTCTGATTTTTGGCAACTTAATTGGTAACCGCATTGGTGAAATGGGCGGCGCATCTTATATGGAATTCATCGCGCCAGGCCTCATTATGATGTCGGTGATAACCAACTCATACTCTAATGTTGCGTCTTCATTTTTTAGTGCCAAAATGCATGGCAGTATCGAAGAGCTAATGGTTGCTCCTGTGCCTCATTACGTGATGATTGCTGGCTACGTGGGAGGCGGAGTTGCTCGTGGTTTAAGTGTTGGTTTGATTGTGACATTAGTGGCTATGTTCTTTGTTAACCTGAGCCTGCATCATGTTGGTCTTGTGATAATGACGGTATTTTTAACTTCTGTGCTATTTGCATTAGGCGGGTTAATTAATGCAGTATTTGCAAAAAGTTTTGATGATATCAGCATTATTCCCACGTTTATCTTAACGCCGCTGACCTATTTGGGCGGGGTGTTTTACTCACTCTCTTTATTACCCGATTTTTGGCAAGGCGTGTCGGCATTAAATCCGGTTGTGTATATGATTAACGTATTCCGTTACGGCTTTTTAGGCTTTGCAGATATTAGTGTGCCATTATCAATTGGCATCATGGTAGGCTTTTGTGCATCGCTTTGGTTTGTGGCTTACTACTTAATATCTCGTGGTATTGGCTTGCGTAGTTAA